Below is a window of Rattus norvegicus strain BN/NHsdMcwi chromosome 5, GRCr8, whole genome shotgun sequence DNA.
TATATATTTTGGCTATCACCAGagacactgaatctaatagaacagTAAGTAGGAATAGACTTGAACTTGTCGGTACAGGAGACAAtctccttaacagaacaccaatgtctcagGCACTAAtgtcaacaattaataaatgagacctcatgaaaacgcaaagcttctgtaagccaaaggacactgtcattaggacaaaatgacagcccACAGATTAGGAAAGGTCCTTCActaactctacatctgacagGGGGGTGAATATCTAACTACATAcaggtttctttttcttaatggaCCTTTCAGTCTGATCAGGACCGTTTCTAAACTATCCCACAGGCCACCTCCCTGAAAGTCCCCACTCTCAGCCCTAGGCCCTCCCTTGGCCTCCTTCCTTGGCCAGCCTACCAGGTGGGCGGGGTGGTCCTCCAGCCTGGCCCTCCTAGGCTCAGGAGACTGGCAGCGCTCAGGACACTGTCCCAGCCTCTAGACTCAGAGGCTCACTGGCTGGCTGCGCCCTCGGTCAGGTTCTGGAGCTCTTAGACTCCGCGATTTCTTGCTCTGGGAAAGGAGACCAAACTCATCGTCAGTGCGTGGAGCAGGACAGCGGGACCTAGGCCGGTCCTCAGCGGATATCTCTACAGGGTCGCTCTGGACAGCGCGCCCTTGCTGGTTTCCACTCCTCAGAAGCGACTTCTCACAATGGAGCAATTTCCTCGTAGAGACCGCAGTGGCGGGTGCCGACCCCATCTGGGCCCAGGGCGGGCTGTTGCTCCCGCTTCGGCTGCGCGGTCGGTGTCGTCGGGGATCCCGGTGTCCGCGACTTTCCTAAGGCCGCCTGGCCTTTTTCTGCGATCCACCGCAAGTGCGGGTCGCGCAGGATGCGTTCCGGGTCCTGGGCTGGATAGGGCGTTGGGGGCGGTGGGCTGCGGCTACCCGCGGACCCCGAAGTGCGCCCGTTGTCGCAACCATGGCGTGGTGTCAGCGCTCAAGGGCCACAAGCGCTTCTGCCGCTGGCGGGACTGCGCGTGTGCCAAGTGCACCCTGATCGCCGAGCGCCAGCGTGTCATGGCCGCGCAGGTGGCGCTGCGCAGGCAGCAGGCGCAGGAGGAGAGCGAGGCCCGTGGGCTGCACAGGCTCCTGTACCAGGGGCCATCGGGGCCCGGGGCTCCAGCCTCGGGGGGCAGCGGCAGGACCGAGAGTCCCCAGGTTTTGAGTAGCCCCATGACTGTAGCTGCTCTGGGAGCGGGTGCCTCTAGACACCCTGGGAGCCGGTCTGTCCCAGCTTTCGAGGTTTTCCAGCAAGATTTTGCTGAGAGAAAGCAGGGTGAGTCTTTTGGTTTGCTTTTCGCGTGAGAAAATGACTGTTCTGGAAGAATGTGTAGAAAGGAGCAGCAGCTCCCTTATAGTGGGCAGAAAGAATTGTTTGAAAGAAGTGCTGAAGTTGAGGAATGCGGATCTGCCCTGTGGATGGCTAGGGTGGGAATAGTTAGGCTTTCACTAGAAGAGCTCATTCCTGTTGACAGTTGataaagataatgaaaacagtGAAGTATAGGTGATCACAGCCGCAGGCTGACCGGGAGAGGATGTAGGCACGGTCTGCTTTGACTTTTTCTGTGGCAAGAACTTACGCAGGCACTGAGAGAAAACTTTAGCGGGTGTGCTATCACTCACTCCAGTTGTAAAACCAGAGTGTTCTTGCACAGGAAACCAGCTGACTGTGGTTATTTGGCCATCTTTGGTTTTGGGACAGAGTTTTGTCACCAGTTAGCACATAAGAAGAAACCGAAATTGCtcacctctttctctccctccccaactccattttaattctttaagCACAATTCCCGAAGGAGAGAAAAGCTGTAGGGACTAACATTTAGTTCTCATTGGAAATAGTTTGAGCCTTCTCTGTTGACTGTGAAACCATTGGCGAGAGTGTCAGTTTGTAGCTGGAGAGAACGCAGCAGAGTGTGTTAGTATTTCCGTGTAGTTTCTGACCTCAAAGTCATGGCTAGTATCTCTTGTTTGTGTCTATAACTAAAATGACCCCAAATCAACTTTTCCTGGAATATCAATGTAATCGTGTTGGCCATGCATTTCGGCCATCCAGAGGACCGATGTTGAATGAGAATTTCCTTTAAATCATTTTGTTAAAATGCCAAACAGGTTGTATCACACGAAGTTATGCGATAACCGGCGGTAAGTTATTAATTAGAAACTTTGCTTGGTGGTCAAAACTGCAGATCTTAGCAAAACAGGTTGTAATTTTGAAAGAAGTCCATCTCTGCATTAAAAATTTGCATTCTCTTACGTCAAGTTTGGACACATGCTCTAGTTTATTTCAATAGATCAATGGACTTTAAGCCTTTCTCACGGAAGATCAAGACAGGTGAGAGACTGCAGCATTCTTTTAGTACATTGTTAACGAGATTTGACTGATGGTACGGATTTATGTAAACTTTTTGTACTAAGGGGTACAATTTGCAGGCCTATGATTGTATTAGATTATTTTGTGACAACGACTTGTGTATAAAAAAACAAGTCTATATTTTAGAGGCATCTTCATTGGCTTTCTAAATTGACTACCCCGTCTTAAAACAACATGAATACACTATTGTAAGATATTGTATATATCATTCATTCACAGACTTATTCATTCACTAGACAAAGACCTACAGTGATTCAGAGGGGAATAACATTTTCCTATGTAAAAGATGCTTATGTTCAAAGGAAGGAAAACTATCAGTAtccaaaattaaaacaatgaataaaagAATCCCCAGAAGTAGAGAGGACAGGGATGAAGGGAATTATACCAAGTGTCTACCACAGTTTCCTCAGTACTGGAATCACAGTTGTAAGCCCCCAAGCGCAGCTTGAAACTAGTATTTCTTTAGAGATATTTGTCCTGGGAGTTCAATCTAGAagtaatacattatttttagacAAAATGACAGAGATTTAATTTTGATATTTCCTATGTTTCAGGAGTAATACTCAGTGAGTTGCTGTAGAAGCAAGTGGAACAGAAGAGTAATAGAAATTGATTTCCATGTGGCAAATGCCATTCGACAAGTTTTTATATTACTTAAAGTTGAAAACACCAGTGTGCAGTCTTAAAATTGccacaacttttttctttttttaaaattttttattagatgtattttttacttacatttcaaacttttCTTTTATCAAGTATTTTATGTAGTGACAGCATTTTGACCCCTCTAGTGTTAAATTGgatataatttacattttaaataaactgtAAACTTTTATAGAGCATGTTTAGGACTATTTCTTAAAGATACAGGGAAACACCAGAAAACATTGCAGATCACCATTTAAATTAAGTGGAATATTCACAACTTGTTTTCCTTAGTTCTTTTTATATAGGATCATTGTGTGTGGGACAGAAGAACATCACTTAGACCAAAGCAAAATTTGAAAAATCTCTTAATTCCAAGACGGTGTGGCACATTGACACTTTGAGTAACAACAAACTCTCCTTTTTTGATCCTTAATTTCTAAGAGATTTAGGTACTAACTGTATAACTTTATATCCTGAAATGCATGAGAAACCTCCTCTGTACCCACACAGGCTAGCTCTGCATGATCTTTAAAATGTGACTTTCATGAAGATGGTTTTGGGTGAATCAAAATTGCTAATTATACTGTATAgacagcatcacacacacacacacacacacacacacacacacacacacagagtgaatgagtgaattaTTTCATCCATCATTGTCTTTAGGTGGACATAACTTTGTTGTGGCAAATTTTTATgactgatttattttgttttctgcagAACCAAAACAGAGTAACTGTGAGTCATGCCAGAGTAGACACGAAGAACCAGTCTCCAACACTCATCACCGTTCTCCGGGATCATCTAACGGTAATGTTACCATGGAGAAACAGGGCTTCATGTCATCTATTTCAGAACAGTCGGACAAATCGACCATCATCCTGTCTCCTTGCCCCACGGATCAGTCAGGAGGAGAAGACAGCCCCaggtccttctcttcctctgacCTGGAATCAGGGAATGAAAGCGAGTGGGCCAGAGACTACACTGCTACCACAGCCAGCCTTTCCACGGTGACCTCAAGACCACGAGACCCTCTCGGAATTCTTACCAGGATTTTTCCAGGTTACAAGCGTAGCCGCTTAGAAGGCATCCTACAGTTCTGCAAGGGAGATGTAGTCCAAGCCATTGAACAGATCTTAAATGGGAAAGAACATAAGCCAGACTGCAGGGACCTAGCACATGCAGACTTGGAAAATGCAGCCTTTCAGAGGGCTTCAGATTTTAGTCTTGCTGGCATTGGCTTTGGGACTCTAAATAATaaatcagctctctctcctcttgAAGCTGCGTCTGCTGCTTACGGAGGAGATTCATCTCTCTACAGTTTCAATCCTAGGCTAGCTTTCAGCCCACTGCGCCTGGCATATTCTTCTCCAGGAAGAGCACTGTCTGGTTTTATGTCGCCTTACCTAACGCCTGGACTCGTTCCAGCATTGCCTTTTCGGCCAACTTTGGATTATGCATTTCCAGGGATGATTAGGGAGCCGCCCCACCTTCCTAGCAAACATTTAGTAACTGGTGGTAGACTGTATTTCAGGCCCAATCAGGAGCACCTGTAACATATTCACTCTACCATTCTGTGGTGTTTCTGGAGCCatgcaacacatacacacacaggcacgcacacacgcatgtacgCACACACCCTTATTAATGTACTTCAAAGAGCATAAGAATGACCTCTCAGTCTTAATTGCTATTTTTCTAAGCAGTGTAAtatattttagattttctttagCATTTATTAAATCAAAAAGCATTTAATCATTATATATGCCTTGAATAAACTTATTTCAGGAAATACTATTATTTTAAACTAATGAATTTTCTCCCTaaattatcacttttattataaagtcatacatgcttttattttattgtacagTTGGGGTTATAGTTGTGAACATGTGTAAAAAGAAATTCGTATGGCAGAATATGAACCAGGAGTGGGAGATTGTGGTTATTATTCTAAAACAACTCtatcttcccctcttcctttttccctcccgtCTTTTCCTCCTCCACCACAGATGAGCCAGAAATTGTTCCaagtatttaaaaacattttatttgctGATAAATGACCAATAGTAAGCAATCCTaataaatttgaatatattttttggAATGTCCGTTTTTGTACTCTTTAGCTACTATTTgtagaaaggaaatatttttgaaTGTTCTCTTTAAAGTTATTGTAAATGCACAAAGAACTTTAGGGTCATAAGAAGCAAGaccctgccctcttctggccactatCACAAACTGCAATTCAGTTCTGAGAAAACAAGTGGTTTTCTAACTGTTACAGACTAACACGTTTGTGAAGTAACCATTTTGGATCATGgtgtatttattttcatgttttgaaatgttttctcttaAGGATAATTTTTGAGTAGCTTATGCTTTTATCTGGGGATACAGTCCTTATCATTTGTTTTAGATAACTTGTCACCCATTCTCAAAGGTAAGAAGAAATTATTCAACAACCAAGTTATCTGCTCAGATAAATATCTACTGATTCTATATAAagtatatttaatgtatttagtAGAGACAAAATTTCCAAAGGTCAGTAAAACTTGCTGCCTTTAAAAACTTAGTGGTGTTCTAGAGTCTTAAGGCATCCATTTCTTTCCCCACCTGGAGCATTTAAAATCATCCATCTAGCATTTCAATTCAGCCACTGGGAAGCCCCAGGAAAAAACGGCTCATGGAACACCTGTACAATGTTTTCCTCATGTGCCTTAAGTTTTAAACGGACAATGGCTTCACTGTATTGTGGAGAATAATGAAGACTCAGATGTGGTAGGAATTGGAGATATCTTTATCTGAGCAGCAAGAATCActagacattttttaaaattatttttacatatgtgtgtcCTTTCCACTAAGCTAATAAGTTTTCACAGTgtattttaccaaaaaaaaaaaaaatctaatgcaTGACTGGAGAGTATCTCATGCTGATTTGGAATGCAACGTGTTTAACAATTTGCATAAATGTTAATGGAGCAGGATGGAGGAACAGTCTGTAAAATGTAGGTG
It encodes the following:
- the Dmrta1 gene encoding doublesex- and mab-3-related transcription factor A1 → MEQFPRRDRSGGCRPHLGPGRAVAPASAARSVSSGIPVSATFLRPPGLFLRSTASAGRAGCVPGPGLDRALGAVGCGYPRTPKCARCRNHGVVSALKGHKRFCRWRDCACAKCTLIAERQRVMAAQVALRRQQAQEESEARGLHRLLYQGPSGPGAPASGGSGRTESPQVLSSPMTVAALGAGASRHPGSRSVPAFEVFQQDFAERKQEPKQSNCESCQSRHEEPVSNTHHRSPGSSNGNVTMEKQGFMSSISEQSDKSTIILSPCPTDQSGGEDSPRSFSSSDLESGNESEWARDYTATTASLSTVTSRPRDPLGILTRIFPGYKRSRLEGILQFCKGDVVQAIEQILNGKEHKPDCRDLAHADLENAAFQRASDFSLAGIGFGTLNNKSALSPLEAASAAYGGDSSLYSFNPRLAFSPLRLAYSSPGRALSGFMSPYLTPGLVPALPFRPTLDYAFPGMIREPPHLPSKHLVTGGRLYFRPNQEHL